A single genomic interval of Helianthus annuus cultivar XRQ/B chromosome 6, HanXRQr2.0-SUNRISE, whole genome shotgun sequence harbors:
- the LOC110891063 gene encoding RNA pseudouridine synthase 1, giving the protein MPVCPLPSIPSISPPSTTVFRSPFMAAHHHCDSMDNYPVPLSPPLPLISKDIELNRAMSASSKSSLFSLSRSDVLHEDEWLIALNKPQGVYCETILSSVQSLVNDCVCRSGTQSKKTEFHLANRLDRDTSGVILVTKLHKVAAKLVKAFTDHKVRKTYIASCVGQAPKWKKMTIKSGHGRSKFGAWRVYAAKDVGRTLPGGSSVRDMETLFEVLSINGDQCNQESSEIDIVVEEKSSVELVGNKVAVLVRAYPRSGRTHQIRLHCQYLGIPVKGDVKYEGVYEWNGRVYDGHQLHAESLSFEHPVTGSSIVINAPLPSWATQG; this is encoded by the exons ATGCCCGTCTGCCCCCTGCCCTCAATTCCGTCGATCTCCCCACCATCAACCACCGTCTTCCGGTCTCCATTCATGGCGGCCCACCACCACTGCGATTCTATGGATAACTATCCGGTGCCACTGTCCCCACCATTGCCGCTCATATCGAAAGACATAGAGCTGAACAGAGCCATGTCTGCTTCTTCTAAATCGAGCCTCTTTTCTCTGTCTAGAAGTGATGTGCTTCACGAAGACGAGTGGCTCATTGCTTTGAACAAACCCCAGGGGGTTTATTGTGAGACCATTTTGAGTTCTGTTCAGAGTCTCGTCAACGATTGTGTTTGTCGATCAG GTACCCAGTCCAAGAAGACGGAGTTCCATCTTGCAAATAGACTTGATCGGGATACAAGTGGTGTGATATTAGTCACAAAATTACATAAAGTGGCTGCAAAGCTTGTTAAGGCTTTCACAGATCACAAAGTGAGAAAAACATACATTGCTAGTTGTGTTGGGCAGGCTCCAAAATGGAAAAAGATGACTATTAAATCAGGTCATGGTCGGTCAAAGTTTGGAGCTTGGCGCGTGTATGCTGCGAAAGATGTGGGCAGGACGTTACCAGGTGGATCTTCCGTTAGAGACATGGAAACTTTATTTGAAGTGTTATCAATCAATGGTGACCAATGTAACCAAGAGTCGAGCGAAATAGATATTGTGGTTGAAGAGAAATCATCGGTTGAACTTGTGGGAAATAAAGTTGCGGTTTTGGTGAGGGCGTATCCTAGAAGTGGAAGGACACATCAAATTCGGTTGCATTGTCAATATCTTGGGATTCCTGTAAAAGGAGATGTGAAATATGAGGGTGTTTATGAGTGGAATGGGAGAGTTTATGATGGTCATCAACTTCATGCCGAGAGTTTGTCTTTTGAGCATCCTGTGACGGGTTCTTCTATCGTCATTAACGCGCCTTTGCCATCATGGGCTACTCAAGGTTGA